The Geitlerinema sp. PCC 9228 genome contains a region encoding:
- the ruvB gene encoding Holliday junction branch migration DNA helicase RuvB, giving the protein MAIISSANPSPHSNHKKKKPAKDRLQEASGDYAASEKNASLVQAEATEDEQNQISPEEGLRPQHFDDYIGQKDLKELLHISIQAAKSRQEALDHLLLYGPPGLGKTTMALILAQEMGVNCKITTAPALERPRDIVGLLVNLQPGDILFVDEIHRLPRITEEILYPAMEDYRVDITVGKGKSARNRSISLNPFTLVGATTRVGALTSPLRDRFGTLHRLKFYEIEELDQILRRTAEILQTPLTPEGSLEIAQRARGTPRIANRLLKRVRDYAQVKASGTITAEVARVALELFQVDPKGLDWTDRHLLTIAIENFQGGPVGLETLAAATGEDSQTIEEVYEPYLLQIGYLQRTPRGRLISPAAWQHLGYTPPDTQLHLEF; this is encoded by the coding sequence CTTGCAAGAAGCCAGCGGTGACTATGCAGCCAGCGAAAAAAACGCTTCTCTAGTACAAGCAGAAGCCACCGAAGACGAACAAAACCAAATTTCCCCAGAAGAAGGGCTGCGACCGCAACATTTTGACGATTATATCGGGCAAAAAGACCTAAAAGAACTCCTCCATATCTCCATTCAAGCCGCCAAATCCCGCCAGGAAGCCCTAGACCACCTGTTATTGTACGGACCCCCAGGCTTGGGAAAAACCACCATGGCGCTAATTTTAGCCCAGGAAATGGGGGTTAATTGTAAAATTACCACAGCCCCCGCCTTAGAACGCCCCCGGGATATTGTGGGATTGTTGGTGAATTTGCAACCCGGCGATATTTTATTCGTAGATGAAATTCACCGCCTGCCCCGCATCACCGAAGAAATTCTCTATCCGGCGATGGAAGACTATCGGGTAGATATTACCGTGGGCAAAGGCAAAAGTGCCCGCAACCGCAGCATTTCTTTAAATCCATTTACCTTGGTGGGGGCAACAACTCGAGTTGGGGCTTTGACTTCACCGTTGCGCGATCGCTTTGGGACATTGCATCGGCTAAAATTTTATGAAATCGAAGAACTCGACCAAATTTTACGGCGAACCGCAGAAATTCTACAAACCCCTCTCACCCCCGAAGGGTCGCTAGAAATTGCCCAACGCGCCCGGGGAACCCCTCGCATCGCCAATCGGCTGTTAAAACGGGTACGGGATTACGCCCAAGTCAAAGCATCGGGAACCATTACCGCCGAAGTTGCCCGAGTGGCTTTAGAATTGTTCCAAGTAGACCCCAAAGGTTTGGATTGGACCGACCGACACCTGCTAACCATAGCCATCGAAAACTTTCAAGGGGGTCCAGTGGGATTGGAAACGTTGGCGGCAGCAACGGGAGAAGATAGTCAAACCATTGAAGAAGTTTACGAACCGTACTTGCTACAAATCGGCTACCTGCAACGAACCCCCAGAGGTCGCCTAATTTCCCCGGCAGCTTGGCAGCATTTGGGGTATACCCCACCCGATACGCAGTTGCATTTAGAATTTTAG
- a CDS encoding GtrA family protein — protein MESQPIYILGAGPAGLAAAYSLTKHGYSVVVVERESQVGGLAKSITYKNFILDFGPHRFYTKLAPVLRLWDEVLGTEQVTVNRLTRIYYRGKYLSYPLKAKEVLSVLGIQENFRILTSYFWARLFPYRQPGNFAQWVTNKFGRRLFEMFFKSYTEKLWGVPCTEISADWASQRIKGLSLMKAARNALLGNDGKVKSLVDQFQFPRLGSGQLYEKIVEFLHRHDQQVLLNTEVTKVHQEQGKVTYITLRDRDTNESKTVPCSQVISSIPITVLLKQLDEAPPQPIIEHAKSLKFRNTVLVYLIVDRGDLFPDNWLYIHDNRVKLGRISNFANWSPDMLPNDWQTPLCCEYWCNFDDELWQMDEAQLRQQAETELRTIGLLGNERVSDGFVVRLPRTYPLYAGNYKVALENIQAYFEGFENLQLIGRYGSFKYNNQDHSLLMGILAAENAIAPQKHDLWSVNTDSEYVEEASADAKTTASNQNQPKRKRGLLRQLGYQFTSYLFTGGAATIVDVLVFAILTQSGLWYVWALCISYLVGMSTNFWLSRRFVFGIYWQNWLVQYVVFAAIATNSLLANLGLLQLLVNELQWHPTWSRLVSAACVAVLSFTGHKLYSFAEKPSERFGNSPKAKTRLQSSSIEQ, from the coding sequence ATGGAATCGCAACCTATATATATTTTAGGCGCTGGTCCTGCGGGATTGGCAGCAGCCTACAGTTTGACCAAACACGGATATTCTGTTGTCGTTGTGGAACGGGAATCCCAAGTAGGAGGGTTAGCCAAAAGTATAACCTATAAAAATTTTATTCTCGATTTTGGTCCCCATCGCTTTTATACCAAACTAGCACCGGTTTTGCGGCTTTGGGATGAAGTTTTGGGAACAGAACAAGTTACGGTGAATCGCCTGACACGTATTTATTATAGGGGCAAATATCTTTCCTATCCATTAAAAGCCAAAGAAGTTCTTTCTGTACTGGGGATTCAAGAAAATTTCCGCATTCTCACTTCATATTTTTGGGCGCGTTTGTTTCCCTACCGCCAGCCGGGCAATTTTGCCCAATGGGTGACCAATAAATTTGGGCGGCGGTTGTTTGAAATGTTCTTTAAAAGTTATACGGAAAAGTTGTGGGGGGTTCCCTGTACGGAAATTAGCGCTGATTGGGCTTCCCAGCGAATTAAGGGGTTGTCGCTGATGAAAGCTGCCCGCAATGCGTTGTTGGGAAACGATGGTAAGGTAAAAAGTTTGGTTGACCAGTTCCAGTTTCCTCGTTTGGGTTCCGGTCAGCTATACGAAAAAATTGTGGAATTTCTGCATCGCCACGACCAGCAGGTATTGCTGAATACAGAAGTGACGAAGGTTCACCAAGAACAAGGTAAAGTTACTTATATTACTTTACGCGATCGCGACACCAACGAAAGCAAAACAGTTCCCTGCAGCCAGGTGATTTCCTCGATTCCCATTACGGTGTTGCTGAAACAGCTAGATGAAGCCCCACCCCAGCCCATTATCGAACATGCGAAATCTTTGAAGTTCCGCAATACGGTTTTGGTGTATTTAATTGTGGATAGGGGAGATTTGTTTCCCGATAACTGGCTGTATATCCACGACAATCGGGTGAAGTTAGGGCGAATTAGCAATTTTGCCAATTGGTCGCCGGATATGTTGCCCAATGACTGGCAAACGCCTTTGTGTTGCGAGTATTGGTGTAATTTTGACGATGAGTTGTGGCAAATGGATGAAGCGCAGTTGCGGCAGCAGGCGGAGACGGAACTGAGAACCATTGGTTTGTTGGGCAACGAACGGGTTTCGGATGGGTTTGTGGTACGCTTACCACGTACGTATCCCCTTTATGCGGGTAATTATAAGGTGGCGTTGGAAAATATTCAGGCTTATTTTGAAGGGTTTGAAAACCTGCAACTGATTGGTCGTTACGGTTCGTTTAAATACAACAATCAGGACCACAGTTTGCTAATGGGCATTTTAGCAGCGGAAAATGCGATCGCGCCGCAAAAACACGATCTTTGGTCGGTCAATACCGATAGCGAATATGTAGAAGAGGCATCCGCTGACGCTAAAACCACTGCCAGCAATCAAAACCAACCCAAACGCAAACGCGGTCTGTTGCGCCAGTTAGGCTATCAGTTTACCAGTTATTTGTTTACTGGTGGGGCGGCGACGATTGTGGATGTGTTGGTGTTTGCGATTTTGACCCAGTCGGGTTTGTGGTATGTATGGGCGTTGTGTATTAGTTATTTGGTGGGAATGAGTACCAATTTCTGGCTGAGTCGTCGTTTTGTGTTTGGCATTTACTGGCAAAATTGGCTGGTACAATATGTAGTGTTTGCCGCGATCGCGACCAACAGTTTATTGGCAAATTTAGGTTTGCTACAACTTTTGGTGAACGAATTGCAGTGGCATCCCACCTGGTCTCGTCTGGTGAGTGCAGCTTGCGTGGCAGTGTTAAGTTTTACTGGTCACAAGTTGTATTCTTTTGCGGAAAAACCCAGCGAACGTTTTGGCAACTCTCCAAAAGCAAAAACTCGTCTACAAAGTTCTTCAATAGAGCAATAA